The following are encoded in a window of Deltaproteobacteria bacterium genomic DNA:
- a CDS encoding class I SAM-dependent methyltransferase, with amino-acid sequence MSRHVQKVGALFDEWAREGRAEGMERTHARAARPAFERLGVGAGHRYLDVGCGNGYSVRWAVEAGAASALGVDLSEEMIARAREQSRGHAAASFLQAAFPGGGLPAGGFDRIFSMEAYYYLADLDAALEATRALLAPGGRFACTIDHYLENEESHGWSEELGLSLHLLGAAEWSERFSRAGFEEIEQEAIAGSLLTLGRRP; translated from the coding sequence ATGAGCCGCCATGTGCAGAAGGTCGGAGCGCTCTTCGACGAGTGGGCCCGCGAGGGCCGCGCCGAGGGGATGGAGCGCACCCACGCCCGGGCGGCGCGCCCGGCCTTCGAGCGCCTCGGCGTGGGGGCGGGCCACCGCTACCTCGACGTGGGCTGCGGCAACGGCTACTCGGTGCGCTGGGCCGTGGAGGCCGGCGCCGCCTCGGCGCTCGGCGTCGACCTCTCGGAGGAGATGATCGCGCGGGCGCGCGAACAGTCCCGGGGGCACGCCGCGGCGAGCTTCCTCCAGGCGGCCTTCCCCGGCGGCGGGCTCCCGGCCGGCGGCTTCGACCGCATCTTCTCGATGGAGGCCTACTACTACCTGGCCGATCTCGACGCCGCGCTGGAGGCGACCCGGGCGCTGCTCGCGCCCGGCGGCCGCTTCGCCTGCACCATCGACCACTACCTCGAGAACGAGGAGAGCCACGGCTGGAGCGAGGAGCTCGGGCTCTCGCTGCACCTGCTCGGCGCCGCCGAGTGGAGCGAGCGCTTCTCCCGCGCCGGCTTCGAGGAGATCGAGCAGGAGGCGATCGCCGGGAGCCTGCTCACCCTCGGCCGCCGCCCCTGA
- a CDS encoding mechanosensitive ion channel: MFQSTIQWLSVNSALPLFSFGGTQVTARSLGWLIIAIVVSWLISKLVQRAMGRAFRRQGVIGEGSMAAAARLVHYTVMVVGTSIGLEWIGVDLAALFAAGAVFAVAIGFAMQNLVQNFVSGIILLAERVIKPGDALELEGKLVRVVEPGIRSTIVRSADDEEIIVPNGNLVQGTVVNLTMRDSRLRVRGAVGVAYASDLDQVRAALDRAARTIEGRVKELEPVVFLTGFGSSSVDFEVSIWIDDPWFRQAFRSQLLFAIWNALKEDGIVIAFPQVDVHLDPPVAEGLAAGALRPAS, encoded by the coding sequence ATGTTCCAGTCCACGATACAATGGCTCTCGGTCAACTCGGCCCTGCCGCTCTTCTCCTTCGGCGGCACCCAGGTCACCGCCCGCTCCCTGGGCTGGCTGATCATCGCCATCGTCGTCTCGTGGTTGATCTCGAAGCTCGTCCAGCGGGCGATGGGGCGCGCCTTCCGCCGGCAGGGCGTCATCGGCGAGGGCTCGATGGCCGCGGCGGCGCGCCTCGTCCACTACACCGTGATGGTGGTCGGCACGAGCATCGGCCTGGAGTGGATCGGCGTGGATCTCGCGGCCCTCTTCGCCGCCGGCGCCGTCTTCGCGGTGGCCATCGGCTTCGCGATGCAGAACCTCGTCCAGAACTTCGTCTCGGGGATCATCCTGCTGGCCGAGCGGGTCATCAAGCCGGGCGACGCCCTCGAGCTCGAGGGGAAGCTGGTGAGGGTCGTCGAGCCCGGGATCCGCTCGACCATCGTCCGCAGCGCCGACGACGAGGAGATCATCGTCCCCAACGGCAACCTGGTGCAGGGGACCGTGGTGAACCTGACCATGCGGGACTCCCGCCTCCGGGTGCGAGGGGCGGTGGGCGTGGCCTACGCCTCCGACCTCGACCAGGTGCGGGCGGCCCTCGACCGGGCGGCGCGGACGATCGAGGGGAGGGTGAAGGAGCTCGAGCCGGTGGTCTTCCTCACCGGCTTCGGCAGCTCCTCGGTGGACTTCGAGGTCTCGATCTGGATCGACGATCCCTGGTTCCGCCAGGCCTTCCGCTCCCAGCTGCTCTTCGCCATCTGGAACGCCCTGAAGGAGGACGGGATCGTCATCGCCTTCCCGCAGGTGGACGTGCACCTCGACCCTCCCGTGGCGGAGGGGCTGGCCGCCGGGGCGCTGCGCCCGGCGTCCTGA
- a CDS encoding FAD-binding protein — protein sequence MPRISIPQLRLELDEALEAPEALRRRLAAAHGLSAEALASLRISRRSLDARGRGAPRFWVTVELELPEGEALPDGARLLPAGDRPPARRVTPPPRPPLIVGSGPAGLFCALELARHGVASIVLERGHPVERRKHEVAALYRRGELDPESNVCFGEGGAGTFTDGKLSTRVRDPAVREVLEALVEHGADPEILVTNKPHLGSERLPAIVKAIREHLEAQGCELRFGARVERLLIEDGAAAGVGLAGGEELRGPHVILAAGGSARELFEHLGALPGVVEPKAFAVGLRVEHPQELIDAGQYGRWAGHPALPPADYKLVTRVGGDRGAYAFCMCPGGVVVPTPTEPGALCVNGMSASRRSSRWANSALVAEVSRADLAAWGHGEDALAGLRFQRVLEQAAFKAGGEDYAAPSSSVRAFLRGRDALAPGRSSYPRGLVPADLAALFPAALGADLRTAVGAFARKMKDFDAAEARLIGVEARTSAPISLPRGADTVSTALPGLHPCGEGCGHAGGIVSAAIDGLRVARSIVSRLAGEPL from the coding sequence ATGCCCCGTATCTCCATCCCCCAGCTGCGCCTCGAGCTCGACGAGGCCCTCGAGGCCCCGGAGGCCCTCCGGCGCCGCCTCGCCGCCGCCCACGGCCTCTCGGCCGAGGCGCTCGCGTCGCTGCGGATCAGCCGCCGCTCCCTCGACGCCCGCGGGCGGGGCGCGCCCCGCTTCTGGGTGACGGTCGAGCTCGAGCTCCCCGAGGGCGAGGCCCTCCCGGACGGGGCCCGCCTGCTGCCGGCCGGTGATCGCCCCCCGGCCCGGAGGGTCACGCCGCCGCCCCGGCCGCCGCTGATCGTGGGCTCGGGTCCGGCGGGCCTCTTCTGCGCCCTCGAGCTCGCCCGCCACGGCGTCGCGAGCATCGTCCTCGAGCGCGGCCATCCCGTGGAGCGGCGCAAGCACGAGGTGGCCGCCCTCTACCGGCGAGGGGAGCTCGACCCCGAGAGCAACGTCTGCTTCGGCGAGGGGGGCGCCGGCACCTTCACCGACGGCAAGCTCTCCACCCGGGTGCGGGATCCGGCGGTGCGCGAGGTCCTCGAGGCCCTCGTCGAGCACGGGGCGGATCCCGAGATCCTGGTGACCAACAAGCCGCACCTCGGCTCGGAGCGGCTGCCCGCCATCGTGAAGGCGATCCGCGAGCACCTGGAGGCGCAAGGGTGCGAGCTGCGCTTCGGGGCGCGGGTGGAGCGCCTCCTGATCGAGGACGGCGCGGCGGCCGGCGTGGGCCTCGCGGGGGGAGAGGAGCTGCGCGGCCCGCACGTGATCCTCGCGGCGGGCGGCTCGGCGCGGGAGCTCTTCGAGCACCTCGGCGCCCTGCCCGGCGTGGTGGAGCCGAAGGCCTTCGCCGTGGGGCTCCGGGTCGAGCACCCGCAGGAGCTGATCGACGCCGGCCAGTACGGGCGCTGGGCGGGCCACCCTGCCCTCCCCCCGGCCGACTACAAGCTGGTCACCCGCGTCGGCGGAGACCGTGGGGCCTACGCCTTCTGCATGTGCCCGGGGGGCGTGGTCGTCCCGACCCCGACCGAGCCCGGTGCCCTCTGCGTGAACGGCATGTCCGCCTCGCGCCGCTCCAGCCGCTGGGCGAACAGCGCCCTGGTCGCCGAGGTCTCCCGGGCGGACCTCGCCGCCTGGGGCCACGGCGAGGACGCGCTCGCCGGCCTGCGCTTCCAGCGCGTGCTGGAGCAGGCCGCCTTCAAGGCCGGCGGCGAGGACTACGCCGCCCCCTCCTCCTCGGTGCGCGCCTTCCTCCGGGGCCGGGACGCCCTGGCCCCCGGCCGCAGCTCCTACCCCCGGGGTCTCGTGCCGGCGGACCTGGCCGCCCTCTTCCCGGCCGCGCTCGGGGCGGACCTGCGGACGGCGGTCGGCGCCTTCGCCCGCAAGATGAAGGACTTCGACGCCGCCGAGGCCCGCCTCATCGGCGTCGAGGCGCGGACCAGCGCCCCGATCAGCCTCCCCCGGGGAGCGGACACGGTCTCGACCGCCCTGCCCGGCCTCCACCCCTGCGGCGAGGGCTGCGGCCACGCCGGCGGCATCGTCTCGGCGGCCATCGACGGGCTGCGGGTCGCCCGGAGCATCGTCTCGAGGCTCGCGGGCGAGCCGCTCTGA
- the gap gene encoding type I glyceraldehyde-3-phosphate dehydrogenase — protein sequence MARIAINGFGRIGRCVFRELHKDPEIEVVQINDLTDASMLAHLLKYDSVHGRYSEEVTSEEGAIIVGGKRYEVSAERDPTKLPWGEKEVDLVLECTGIFRSRQKAGFHLEAGAKRVLISAPADDPDATFVYGINHESFDPEKHKLISNASCTTNCLSPVAKVLHEKFGIVDAMMTTIHSYTNDQSLLDLPHKDKRRARAAAVSMVPTSTGAARAVALVLPELKGKINGMAVRVPTPNVSVVDLVARVERVPESPEVVNAALREAAAGPLKGVLDVCDELAVSIDFNGNPHSSIVDADSTSITGGLVKVLAWYDNEWGFSMRMIDMTKWLTRG from the coding sequence ATGGCCCGGATCGCCATCAATGGTTTCGGCCGGATCGGCCGCTGCGTCTTCCGCGAGCTTCACAAGGACCCGGAGATCGAGGTCGTGCAGATCAACGATCTGACCGACGCCTCGATGCTGGCCCACCTGCTCAAGTACGACTCGGTCCACGGCCGCTACTCCGAGGAGGTCACCTCCGAGGAGGGCGCGATCATCGTCGGCGGCAAGCGCTACGAGGTCAGCGCCGAGCGCGACCCCACCAAGCTGCCCTGGGGTGAGAAGGAGGTCGATCTCGTCCTCGAGTGCACCGGCATCTTCCGCAGCCGCCAGAAGGCCGGCTTCCACCTCGAGGCCGGCGCGAAGCGGGTCCTGATCTCGGCCCCGGCCGACGATCCGGACGCGACCTTCGTCTACGGCATCAACCACGAGAGCTTCGACCCGGAGAAGCACAAGCTCATCTCCAACGCCTCGTGCACGACGAACTGCCTCTCGCCGGTGGCCAAGGTGCTCCACGAGAAGTTCGGGATCGTCGACGCGATGATGACGACCATCCACAGCTACACCAACGACCAGTCCCTCCTCGACCTGCCGCACAAGGACAAGCGGCGGGCCCGGGCGGCGGCGGTCTCGATGGTGCCCACCAGCACCGGCGCGGCCCGGGCCGTCGCCCTCGTGCTGCCGGAGCTCAAGGGCAAGATCAACGGCATGGCCGTGCGCGTCCCGACCCCCAACGTCTCGGTCGTCGACCTGGTCGCCCGGGTCGAGCGCGTGCCGGAGAGCCCCGAGGTCGTCAACGCCGCGCTGCGCGAGGCGGCCGCCGGCCCCCTGAAGGGCGTGCTGGACGTCTGCGACGAGCTCGCCGTCTCCATCGACTTCAACGGCAACCCGCACTCCTCGATCGTCGACGCCGACAGCACCTCGATCACCGGCGGCCTGGTGAAGGTGCTCGCCTGGTACGACAACGAGTGGGGCTTCTCGATGCGGATGATCGACATGACCAAGTGGCTGACCCGCGGGTAG
- a CDS encoding phosphoglycerate kinase, producing the protein MKIPILDELELEGRTVFIRVDFNVPLDEEGKITDDRRIREALPTIRHAIDRGGRVVLASHLGRPKGKPNPAFSLLPVGERLSELLELDVVFGDDCVGDAVRRMTSELAVGGVILLENLRFHGGEEKNDRGFARQLAAGVDVWVMDAFGTAHRAHASTAGMAEFVEARAAGFLVKKELEYLGRALQDPKRPFMAVLGGAKVTDKIRVIDSLITRCDALLIGGAMAYTFLKADGQSIGESRVEDEEGLEAAARILDRARERKVELRLPIDHLVVESLEDEKGQVTEGASIPTGKMGVDIGPRTLAQYRERLAEAGTVFWNGPMGIFEREAFARGTLGVAEALAASGAISVVGGGDSASAVEVAGVADRITHVSTGGGASLKFLEGKPLPALQALAGES; encoded by the coding sequence ATGAAGATCCCCATCCTGGACGAGCTGGAGCTCGAGGGCCGGACCGTCTTCATCCGGGTGGACTTCAACGTCCCCCTGGATGAGGAGGGCAAGATCACCGACGACCGCCGCATCCGGGAGGCGCTGCCGACCATCCGCCACGCCATCGATCGTGGCGGCCGGGTCGTGCTCGCCTCTCACCTGGGGCGGCCGAAGGGGAAGCCGAACCCGGCCTTCTCCCTCCTGCCGGTGGGCGAGCGGCTCTCCGAGCTCCTCGAGCTCGACGTCGTCTTCGGAGACGACTGCGTGGGCGACGCCGTCCGGCGCATGACCTCCGAGCTGGCCGTGGGGGGCGTCATCCTCCTCGAGAACCTTCGCTTCCACGGCGGCGAGGAGAAGAACGACCGCGGCTTCGCCCGGCAGCTCGCCGCCGGGGTCGACGTCTGGGTGATGGACGCCTTCGGCACCGCCCACCGCGCCCACGCCTCCACCGCCGGCATGGCGGAGTTCGTCGAGGCGCGGGCCGCGGGCTTCCTGGTGAAGAAGGAGCTCGAGTACCTGGGCCGGGCGCTCCAGGATCCGAAGCGGCCCTTCATGGCCGTCCTGGGCGGCGCGAAGGTGACCGACAAGATCCGGGTCATCGACTCGCTCATCACCCGCTGCGACGCCCTGCTCATCGGCGGCGCCATGGCCTACACCTTCCTGAAGGCCGACGGCCAGAGCATCGGCGAGAGCCGGGTGGAGGACGAGGAGGGGCTCGAGGCCGCCGCCCGGATCCTCGACCGGGCCCGCGAGCGGAAGGTCGAGCTGCGCCTCCCCATCGATCACCTGGTGGTCGAGAGCCTCGAGGACGAGAAGGGGCAGGTCACCGAGGGGGCGTCGATCCCCACCGGGAAGATGGGGGTGGACATCGGTCCGCGGACCCTCGCGCAGTACCGGGAGCGGCTGGCCGAGGCCGGCACCGTCTTCTGGAACGGGCCGATGGGCATCTTCGAGCGAGAGGCCTTCGCCCGCGGCACCCTCGGGGTGGCCGAGGCCCTGGCCGCCTCCGGGGCCATCTCGGTGGTCGGCGGCGGCGACTCGGCCTCGGCGGTCGAGGTGGCCGGCGTGGCCGACCGCATCACCCACGTCTCCACCGGTGGTGGAGCGTCCCTGAAGTTCCTCGAGGGCAAGCCCCTGCCGGCCCTGCAGGCCCTGGCCGGGGAGTCCTGA
- the tpiA gene encoding triose-phosphate isomerase, producing the protein MARKPFICGNWKMNTTVREGATLAVDVARLCARHRSVEVAAAPPFTHLEAVGKRLEDGPVQLAAQNVHFEAKGAFTGEVSAPMLKSLGVKHVIVGHSERRQFFGETDETVNRRVQAILGEGLSAIACVGETLDEREAGTTLEVVERQVRGALAGVGTDQAGAITIAYEPVWAIGTGRTATPEQAQDVHAAIRGLLAEIWDRPTAEDCRIQYGGSMKPENAAELLSKPDVDGGLIGGAALDAESFAAIVAAAAESVA; encoded by the coding sequence ATGGCGCGCAAGCCTTTCATCTGTGGCAACTGGAAGATGAACACCACCGTCCGGGAGGGCGCGACCCTCGCCGTGGACGTGGCGCGCCTCTGCGCCCGCCACCGCTCGGTGGAGGTGGCCGCCGCGCCGCCCTTCACCCACCTCGAGGCCGTCGGCAAGCGGCTGGAGGACGGGCCGGTGCAGCTCGCCGCCCAGAACGTGCACTTCGAGGCCAAGGGGGCCTTCACCGGTGAGGTCTCGGCGCCGATGCTGAAGTCCCTCGGCGTGAAGCACGTGATCGTGGGCCACTCCGAGCGGCGCCAGTTCTTCGGGGAGACCGACGAGACCGTGAACCGGCGGGTGCAGGCCATCCTCGGCGAGGGGCTCTCGGCCATCGCCTGCGTCGGGGAGACCCTCGACGAGCGCGAGGCCGGCACCACCCTCGAGGTGGTCGAGCGGCAGGTCCGGGGCGCGCTGGCCGGGGTCGGCACGGATCAGGCCGGCGCGATCACCATCGCCTACGAGCCGGTCTGGGCCATCGGCACCGGCCGGACGGCCACCCCCGAGCAGGCCCAGGACGTCCACGCGGCCATCCGCGGCCTCCTCGCCGAGATCTGGGACCGCCCGACCGCCGAGGACTGCCGGATCCAGTACGGCGGCTCGATGAAGCCGGAGAATGCCGCCGAGCTGCTGTCGAAGCCCGACGTCGACGGTGGCCTCATCGGCGGGGCGGCCCTCGACGCCGAGTCCTTCGCGGCCATCGTGGCCGCGGCGGCCGAGAGCGTGGCCTAG
- the secG gene encoding preprotein translocase subunit SecG — METFFTVLHVFVCVIMILIILLQPGKEGMGSIGGGYGGGAFGPKAPTTILTKLTAGAAIVFMGTSMTLAWLSTRDHSIIPETVEEETVDEGAAAAPAEEAAAPAEEAAAPAEEAAAPAEEAAAPAEEAAAPAEEAAAPAEEAAAPAEGEGEEKTE; from the coding sequence ATGGAAACCTTCTTCACAGTGCTGCACGTCTTCGTCTGCGTCATCATGATCCTGATCATCCTTCTCCAGCCGGGGAAGGAGGGCATGGGCTCCATCGGTGGCGGCTACGGCGGCGGCGCCTTCGGACCCAAGGCCCCGACCACGATCCTGACCAAGCTCACCGCCGGCGCGGCCATCGTCTTCATGGGCACCTCCATGACCCTGGCCTGGCTCTCCACCCGGGATCACTCGATCATCCCCGAGACCGTGGAGGAGGAGACCGTGGACGAGGGCGCCGCGGCGGCGCCGGCCGAGGAGGCCGCTGCGCCCGCCGAGGAGGCCGCTGCGCCCGCCGAGGAGGCTGCTGCGCCCGCCGAGGAGGCCGCCGCTCCCGCCGAGGAGGCCGCCGCTCCCGCCGAGGAGGCCGCTGCTCCCGCCGAGGAGGCCGCTGCTCCCGCCGAGGGCGAGGGCGAGGAAAAGACCGAGTAG
- the lepB gene encoding signal peptidase I — translation MSRQNSTSKGKKRDSGEGEGEGVAPTRAERWRGYLREVVFLGLLVLSVLSARSSLADHYYVPTGSMLPTVEEGDHLVVNKLAYGVRVPFTELYLWRFEGPRRGDVVVLESPSDGIILLKRVVALPGDRVRVQGGHLFIDGREMPVEADGDTLLEDLDGVRHQIRLVPDGGEGLSRLTHGADANGEAVVPEGTYLVMGDNRGQSRDGRAFGWVRREAILGQGLAIYWRSGFHWLPL, via the coding sequence ATGTCTCGACAGAACTCGACGAGCAAGGGCAAGAAGCGCGACTCCGGTGAGGGTGAGGGCGAGGGCGTGGCGCCGACCCGCGCCGAGCGCTGGAGGGGCTACCTCCGGGAGGTCGTCTTCCTGGGACTGCTGGTCCTCTCCGTCCTCTCGGCCCGCTCCTCGCTGGCCGACCACTACTACGTCCCGACGGGCTCGATGCTGCCCACCGTCGAGGAGGGCGACCACCTCGTGGTCAACAAGCTCGCCTACGGCGTGCGGGTCCCCTTCACCGAGCTCTACCTCTGGCGCTTCGAGGGGCCGCGGCGGGGGGACGTCGTCGTGCTCGAGTCACCCTCGGACGGGATCATCCTCCTCAAGCGCGTGGTGGCGCTGCCCGGCGATCGAGTCCGGGTGCAGGGCGGCCACCTCTTCATCGACGGCCGCGAGATGCCGGTGGAGGCCGACGGCGACACCCTCCTCGAGGATCTCGACGGGGTCCGCCACCAGATCCGTCTGGTCCCCGACGGCGGCGAGGGCCTCTCTCGCCTGACCCACGGCGCGGACGCCAACGGCGAGGCGGTGGTGCCCGAGGGCACCTACCTGGTGATGGGCGACAACCGCGGCCAGAGCCGTGACGGCCGCGCCTTCGGCTGGGTGCGCCGGGAGGCCATCCTGGGCCAGGGGCTCGCCATCTACTGGCGCAGCGGCTTCCACTGGCTGCCGCTCTAG
- a CDS encoding lysophospholipid acyltransferase family protein — translation MKKQRRISALHTAATWAGLPLITGTFGSIAMVTALMGNREIPEWASRTWARWLLALAGVTLEISFDADAATDGHYVLVSNHTSHLDVPCIILAWPGPVRFVTKRSLFAIPVFGQALAAVGHIPVVRGNSDQAKAALQKAIGPLKEWVSVLFFAEGTRSRDGELQRFKKGCLALAEEAGVPLSPVAVVGTHEVLPRGSGLIAPGLVRVHFGAALEGLESAERPRGERIQELRDAVVRAMETTRPSL, via the coding sequence ATGAAGAAACAACGACGGATCTCTGCACTGCATACGGCTGCCACCTGGGCCGGGCTGCCGCTGATCACCGGCACCTTCGGCTCCATCGCGATGGTCACCGCCCTGATGGGCAACCGGGAGATCCCCGAGTGGGCCTCCCGCACCTGGGCGCGCTGGCTGCTGGCCCTCGCGGGGGTGACGCTGGAGATCAGCTTCGATGCCGACGCCGCCACCGACGGGCACTACGTGCTGGTCTCGAACCACACCAGCCACCTCGACGTCCCCTGCATCATCCTCGCCTGGCCGGGGCCGGTGCGCTTCGTGACCAAGCGCTCGCTCTTCGCGATCCCCGTCTTCGGGCAGGCCCTCGCGGCGGTCGGGCACATCCCGGTGGTGCGGGGGAACTCCGATCAGGCCAAGGCGGCGCTGCAGAAGGCGATCGGACCGCTCAAGGAGTGGGTGAGCGTGCTCTTCTTCGCCGAGGGGACCCGCTCCCGGGACGGCGAGCTGCAGCGCTTCAAGAAGGGCTGCCTCGCCCTGGCGGAGGAGGCCGGCGTGCCCCTCTCCCCGGTGGCGGTGGTCGGGACCCACGAGGTCCTGCCCCGGGGCAGCGGCCTGATCGCTCCCGGCCTCGTGCGGGTCCACTTCGGGGCGGCCCTCGAGGGCCTCGAGTCCGCCGAGCGGCCGCGGGGGGAGCGGATCCAGGAGCTGCGCGACGCCGTGGTGCGCGCCATGGAGACCACCCGGCCGTCTTTGTGA
- a CDS encoding polymer-forming cytoskeletal protein: protein MAEPSGIIGQGISIRGNVSGTGDLVVEGRVEGQITLADRLTVEDAGSVVADVEAGEVTVNGEMSGNIVASQRVHITANAKVLSDIRAPRVVIEDGARFKGNIEMDVKLPDNI, encoded by the coding sequence ATGGCGGAGCCGAGCGGAATCATCGGGCAGGGAATCAGCATCCGGGGAAACGTCAGCGGGACCGGTGACCTCGTGGTCGAGGGCAGGGTCGAGGGTCAGATCACCCTCGCCGACCGCCTCACCGTGGAGGACGCAGGCAGCGTGGTCGCCGACGTCGAGGCCGGAGAGGTCACGGTGAACGGTGAGATGAGCGGCAACATCGTCGCCTCCCAGCGCGTCCACATCACTGCCAACGCGAAGGTGCTCTCGGACATCCGGGCCCCGCGGGTCGTCATCGAGGACGGCGCCCGCTTCAAGGGCAACATCGAGATGGACGTGAAGCTGCCCGACAACATCTGA
- a CDS encoding polymer-forming cytoskeletal protein, with the protein MANTIIGSTIVVDGEITGDEDLIIQGTVKGRIALKESLIVEASGVVEADIETQNVEVAGQVTGNITASDKVELKSDCRVVGDIKSPRILIADGAAFKGNVDMDV; encoded by the coding sequence ATGGCCAACACCATCATCGGAAGCACCATCGTGGTCGATGGCGAGATCACCGGAGACGAGGATCTCATCATCCAGGGCACGGTGAAGGGCCGGATCGCGCTGAAGGAGAGCCTCATCGTCGAGGCCTCGGGCGTCGTCGAGGCGGACATCGAGACTCAGAACGTCGAGGTCGCGGGTCAGGTGACCGGCAACATCACGGCGAGCGACAAGGTCGAGCTCAAGAGCGACTGCCGGGTCGTGGGCGATATCAAGTCCCCCCGGATCCTCATCGCCGACGGCGCCGCCTTCAAGGGCAACGTCGACATGGACGTGTAG
- a CDS encoding polymer-forming cytoskeletal protein: MATIVGDSSLIKGHLEGDEDLTVFGRVEGSVRLSRTLMVEPSGIVKAEVSVRNAVVNGVVVGNITASDAIELTEQARVVGDLTAPRVIIVDGASFRGQVDMGDLDIKRPATSPRPASVPRPVSRPMSRPAPAPAPAAKPAPAAEPAPKAAAPAPAAKKAPAAPPKPPRRGTGKQVKVKKKRR, translated from the coding sequence ATGGCTACCATCGTAGGAGACAGCAGCCTCATCAAGGGCCACCTCGAGGGAGACGAGGACCTCACGGTCTTCGGCCGGGTGGAGGGCTCCGTGCGCCTCTCCCGCACCCTGATGGTCGAGCCCTCGGGCATCGTGAAGGCGGAGGTGAGCGTCCGCAACGCCGTGGTCAACGGCGTGGTGGTCGGCAACATCACCGCCAGCGATGCCATCGAGCTGACCGAGCAGGCGCGGGTCGTGGGTGACCTCACGGCCCCGCGGGTGATCATCGTCGATGGCGCCAGCTTCCGCGGTCAGGTGGACATGGGCGACCTGGACATCAAGCGTCCGGCGACCAGCCCCCGCCCCGCGAGCGTGCCCCGCCCGGTGAGCCGCCCGATGAGCCGCCCGGCGCCCGCGCCCGCCCCCGCGGCGAAGCCCGCCCCGGCGGCCGAGCCCGCCCCGAAGGCGGCGGCGCCGGCCCCGGCCGCCAAGAAGGCCCCGGCCGCGCCCCCGAAGCCCCCCCGCCGGGGCACGGGCAAGCAGGTCAAGGTCAAGAAGAAGCGGCGCTAG
- a CDS encoding ParB/Srx family N-terminal domain-containing protein, with protein sequence MASEPIEPRPLGPSLERRAPLAPAPVPEPPPARWAELSEIEEPARYRLREPRAIAPLAEAIARDGQREPLIVRRGPTGALELVAGHRRLEALRMLHRRRALVRIHDELDEEGALYLALSDLLDREPLTPGEQARLGERLEGEPSPRVQALLERSSRAAQERPLDEAEGLPEVEEIELEELAARARDQLADSCNDLAALHEVWGDLDEGRRDDLLECVRYLAEMLPLLSDAEEE encoded by the coding sequence ATGGCGTCCGAGCCGATCGAGCCCCGGCCGCTCGGGCCCAGCCTCGAGCGGCGCGCGCCCCTGGCACCGGCCCCGGTCCCCGAGCCGCCGCCGGCCCGCTGGGCCGAGCTGAGCGAGATCGAGGAGCCGGCGCGCTACCGGCTCCGGGAGCCCCGGGCCATCGCCCCCCTGGCGGAGGCCATCGCCCGCGACGGGCAGCGCGAGCCCCTGATCGTACGCCGGGGGCCCACCGGCGCCCTCGAGCTGGTCGCCGGACACCGCCGCCTGGAGGCGCTGCGGATGCTCCACCGGCGCCGCGCCCTGGTGCGGATCCACGATGAGCTCGACGAGGAGGGCGCCCTCTACCTCGCCCTCTCGGACCTCCTGGATCGTGAGCCCCTCACGCCGGGAGAGCAGGCCCGCCTCGGTGAGCGCCTGGAGGGCGAGCCCTCCCCCCGGGTGCAGGCGCTCCTCGAGCGCTCCTCGCGGGCCGCCCAGGAGCGCCCCCTCGACGAGGCCGAGGGCCTCCCCGAGGTCGAGGAGATCGAGCTGGAGGAGCTGGCCGCCCGCGCCCGGGACCAGCTCGCCGACAGCTGCAACGATCTCGCCGCGCTCCACGAGGTCTGGGGAGATCTCGACGAGGGCCGGCGCGACGATCTGCTGGAGTGTGTGCGCTACCTGGCCGAGATGCTCCCCCTGCTCTCGGACGCCGAGGAGGAGTGA